A DNA window from Drosophila pseudoobscura strain MV-25-SWS-2005 chromosome 2, UCI_Dpse_MV25, whole genome shotgun sequence contains the following coding sequences:
- the LOC6897611 gene encoding uncharacterized protein translates to MKTSANKNTMLKNPKIVKTSPSTVKTAPPGKAAAKSFDVAQVCSVDLGSDGGVRLPPLTLQSRVEPEDVVDARFRLVEARSQTVVLTDRQFDVHLKRLVKVFMSEVSITRDMRALNSKRSLQPADRLLLQDLEILKGKFKEERSNLVVTLSMDSRNRSKLNSTKEANTQSQDKHEKPSGSADDVIPSTSKTSKLRKCSVPSRKQGGAQPKVPSNPPSNPVKTLSMGSRHRSQKSSTTEIQPEANNQDQKEEEEPSDYFDAVTASTSMTSRKQGGAQAKITSNPPIICKNIVAPEELSIKLMEKLKQRFAKTTESPKIKVPLSAQEKEPVNESKMYLTNAPVAAPVTAPVAAPVATPVAAPVAAPVATPVAASVSAPVAARVTSSVSSTAKIKAKAKPKELSESLSDIFYDFPIAIY, encoded by the coding sequence ATGAAGACctcagcaaacaaaaacaccatGTTAAAGAACCCAAAAATTGTCAAGACATCTCCCTCAACAGTGAAGACCGCGCCGCCTGGCAAGGCAGCTGCCAAGAGCTTTGACGTGGCCCAAGTGTGCAGTGTGGACCTGGGGAGCGATGGCGGAGTCCGGCTTCCGCCTCTAACGCTCCAGAGTCGGGTGGAGCCAGAGGACGTGGTGGATGCCCGTTTTCGGCTGGTGGAGGCGAGGTCCCAGACAGTGGTGCTCACCGATCGGCAGTTCGATGTTCACTTGAAGCGGCTGGTGAAGGTCTTCATGTCCGAGGTATCCATTACCAGGGACATGCGCGCACTTAACTCGAAGAGGTCGCTTCAGCCAGCCGaccggctgctgttgcaggaTCTGGAGATACTCAAAGGCAAATTCAAGGAGGAGCGATCCAATCTGGTGGTGACACTCAGCATGGATAGCAGAAACAGATCCAAGCTAAACTCTACCAAAGAAGCCAACACCCAGAGCCAAGATAAGCATGAAAAACCCTCTGGTTCCGCTGATGATGTGATACCATCTACTAGTAAGACGTCCAAGCTTCGCAAGTGTTCAGTTCCATCAAGGAAACAAGGAGGAGCCCAACCAAAAGTACCATCCAATCCTCCATCCAATCCGGTGAAGACACTTAGCATGGGCAGCAGACACAGATCCCAAAAAAGTTCTACCACAGAAATCCAGCCTGAAGCCAACAACCAGgaccaaaaagaagaagaagaacctTCTGATTACTTTGATGCTGTGACAGCATCTACTAGTATGACGTCAAGAAAACAAGGAGGAGCTCAAGCTAAAATCACTTCCAATCCTCCAATCATTTGCAAAAATATCGTAGCACCCGAAGAGCTATCGATTAAGCTAATGGAAAAACTCAAGCAGAGGTTTGCCAAAACAACCGAAAGTCCTAAAATTAAAGTACCGCTATCCGCTCAAGAAAAAGAACCAGTAAATGAATCAAAAATGTATCTAACTAACGCTCCTGTAGCCGCTCCTGTAACTGCTCCTGTAGCCGCTCCTGTAGCTACTCCTGTAGCCGCTCCTGTAGCCGCTCCTGTAGCTACTCCTGTAGCTGCTTCTGTATCCGCTCCTGTAGCCGCCCGAGTAACCTCTTCAGTATCCTCTACGGCCAAGATCAAGGCTAAGGCTAAACCTAAGGAACTCTCAGAAAGTTTATCTGATATATTCTATGACTTTCCCATAGCAATCTATTAA